The following nucleotide sequence is from Cicer arietinum cultivar CDC Frontier isolate Library 1 chromosome 2, Cicar.CDCFrontier_v2.0, whole genome shotgun sequence.
CAAAAAACATTGAAAGTGAGAGAAAAACTCTTTATTTCTTATGcaacttatttaattttctatgcATTATTGGAGTTGGCAGCTTGAGGGAACAATCAAAGCCCCAAACAAGATTGAGGCATGGAAATGGCCCAATAACAATGAGAAAGAAACATGGATCCGTTTCTCAGAGATTAATGGGCTCATTATTTATGGAAGTGGACAAATTGATGGTCAAGGTGCTCCATGGTGGGATTGCTATTCCAATACCAACTGTGACAGACCAACTGTGAGTTATAAAACACTAAATAAATCAAAGTctataaataaatgacaaatgaaaaatacttaattttaaaaagtgaacaatatgataattttataattaaattgaaaaacttAATTGATCTGAAAACACCCTTAATGTTTTAATTTAGAGATTGAGATTGAAATCTTATATGTGCAGGCTCTACATTTTCATGCTTGTGAAAATCTAATTCTTAGAGGATTGACTCACATCAATAGTCCAAGAAATCATATAAGTTTAAATGCATGTCATGGATCACATATAtctaaattacatattattgcCCCAAATGAAAGCCCAAACACTGATGGTATTGACATTGCAGAATCATCTAATGTCATCattgagaattcaaaaatgGAAACAGGTAATTCACAAAGTGTTTCTTATGAAAATTGAAATCAAGTTGCTACACTCACATttgttctttaaaaaattagttttggtaAAATAAGCATATTATTAAAGAAGTTAGaatagtattaaatttattaatgatttttttattttttattttattgcttatatttttttatagaaaaatgttAATTTGACCAATGTCTGTATCTTTTTTTACCATTATTAGACTAAACCCttggaatttttatttttgtttagttattgattgaaaaatataaattaactatGAATATTTTGcttaagaaataattaattcaattgtAAATTTGAAGGAATGTATATTTAAGGAGggagataataataatttttcctttatttaggctaaagatgaatttttttaaggtCCCGaaaagcattttttttaaatcttacaATTATAAAGTAATTGGGCCTTGATAGACTTTTCTAAAAACTATAGTAATGGGTCTTTCATTGACCCAtcattatttatacattttgattcaaaaactaaactaacatttttgtttaaattttattgaattaaggTGATGATTGCATTGCCATTAATCACGGTTCTAGTTCCATAAACATCATTGGAATTTTTTGTGGACCTGGCCATGGCATCAGGTTAGTCCAAGTTATTTTTTCTGCTTTCAACATCAATTTAAGTGTGTTTAgatcaataattaaattgtttggGATGCATTGTAGTGTGGGGAGCCTAGGAAGAAATGGAGCAGATGAATCCGTGGAAAATATATATGTGCGAAATTGCACTTTTAACGGGACGACAAATGGAGCTAGAATTAAGACATGGATGGTAAGTTATAATTTGAATAGTTtagttagaaaaataaatatttaaggacAAATGTGCGtccaatgaatttttttacCAAGATTAGTCactaattaaacataaataaataatataattattaaaaatatataaattcaattaattagtaTTGGATATGTGCTTTATTCCTATCACTCAAATTGTGactattttgtgtattttttaaatcaggGAGGACATGGATATGCAAGAAAAGTCACATTTGAGGATATTATAGTTATTGAAGCCTATAATCCTGTGATTATTGATCAAGAATACAATCCATATGATAGTGTACATGCAGTGAAAGTGAGTGATGTAACTTTTCGCAACATAAGGGGAACATCTATTTCTAAGCATGCAATCCAATTAAATTGTGATGAAGCCATAAGTTGCACTAACATTATACTAGAAGGGATTAACATAACTTCTTCTATTGGAGAGGAAGTTCATGCATCGTGTAAAAATGCAAAGGGAATGTGCACTTCATGTATTCCATATGTTCCATGTCTTTCTCAAGAGTGATAAACTTTTTGGATTTGAATTCCTTGATGTCACAACTGCATTCATGCATACAGTTAGCATTAGAGACCATCCGATCTTagtcaaataatcaaaaaataaagtaaatttttaaaatttttaaatttattttcaaattatataatttttattaggcCGTCTTTGATGTGTTGATTGCGCAATTGCGTGCAGTTGTGACTATTCAAGATTTAAATTCAGTTTTTTTGGTAATTTGTGTCTATGTTTGTCTCAACATCTAATTTAggcttttatatattttatttttaaagtgtttCTTCTCTCACCTCCACTATTCtcaaatatacatataaattgACTAAttcaaatgtttaaaatatatctgaGAATATTTCagttgagagagaaaaaaaggtttgttatttttataccTTAACTCACACTATATGGTATGATCCACATAAATTGTGCTACatcctaaattaattttactcactatatttataattatattattataattgagagtttagatatcaaatttttttatttgtaattattattaggcttatttgcaattttgatcctcctattttagctgaatcacgaaagtagtccaATCCATTTTATTTGTTCCCAGTTTTGATctccaaaacttgataaaatgttatttttataattatgtgtaaaaaaaaaaaagattacgTGGAAGATTTCATGTGGTGAAGAAAAAACATGAATCGTGAAGCGATGAAGAACATGATGGAGTGGGATTAGGGTTGGACTCGCATTTGACTTCTCAAACTAATGTACGTTTTTTATGAAGTCATGTTCTTTAGCTCTCAAGGTATTAGGGATTATAATGGTATTTTCTACATCATCTTTTTTttgacacatcattaaaaaaatgacatttcaatcaagttttggattaatattatgtttgagagaccaaaactgaggacaaataaaatggagggactatttttgtgattcagttaaaataggaagactaaaactacaattaaactttattattattattattattattattattattatttttattattattattattattattattattattattattattattgttgttgttgttatttttctcataatttcGTATCGTTGGATGATAGTTTAAGCTCTAGACAAatgttatctattttttttaaaatttcattttttatttatttttcatgtaaaagtaaaaatacataaacataaaaggagaaaaataaGTAGTAGtgttttttttgtcaaaaaaattgtaatttgtttTATTGCAATGAAATTTTTTGACGTGTAAACAAGTAACAAGAAATAGGATTCTGAATTGTGGTCATTTTTCAAGTGAGACTTTAAACTTGTTAAATTTAAGAATGTtgtgttaagacaaactctcaatttaaattttgattcaaataaataaaggttaattaagaacgTTAATTATagttctaaatgttatgttaatttaacatgtgcttttgagtgaattaattttaagaggaatcaagcaaaacaaagaaatcaGATAAAAACTGTATTGATAAAGAAATGAGAACATTCTAGACAAAATATGTGAaattggagaatgttctccaggatcaagactgatcatcatagcctcaagatcaatcaatctccattggTTAAAAGAAGATTCTGCCTCTAAATTTCATACTAATGTTAGCAGTACTTGACAAGGATCAAGTAGGATccattctaataaaaaaaagcatttgaatcacaaagagaaaatGTCGTGAATCAAGTAAGTTAAAACAAGTCTGAACCTTCTCCAGCTTAACTGTTAAGAGAGTTAAATAATCTTGAATTGTACAAAACATTCAAATTAATCAGGAAGTCATCTAGAATGATCAAGACTgaacctccagattgatcatcaatctccagtaAGTTCAAAGACTGAAACTCcatattgataatcaatctccataattctgcagaagttcatcatcattctccaagctGTTTTGACAGAATCAAATCTCCAGATCGAAGCAAtatcatcaacaaatatatttgAGCTATAAAGGATCATCAAATACAAGagaaatctgatcaagaacgaaGAAAAATGCACAGTCAAACATATTTCATAAACTGTTCAAAggctgaaatatttttattcgtatatattgattttggtgaaaactgacagagcactaccaacaactcttttgaccattattaattgCTCTAAAACGCTTATAAAAGAAAGGTCAATGCTCAGGGAAATTGCATAAGTTCAAGTAATAACAAGTCTCATAAAATCATTCACAtccacatacttgaaattctcactttctcaagaatcgaatctcaaacaagagttgagacatctcagattctatcaaaacaatctcatcattattgtaaaactcaaactataagagtttagtatagtttg
It contains:
- the LOC101506686 gene encoding probable polygalacturonase At3g15720, with translation MKFLFVVLVIFVVVSPCICARLLPYIIPSFNVLDYGAVGNGKNDETQAFVDAWKDTCSAIHDSPTLLIPKGKTFILQPLWFQGPCNSTTVYVKLEGTIKAPNKIEAWKWPNNNEKETWIRFSEINGLIIYGSGQIDGQGAPWWDCYSNTNCDRPTALHFHACENLILRGLTHINSPRNHISLNACHGSHISKLHIIAPNESPNTDGIDIAESSNVIIENSKMETGDDCIAINHGSSSINIIGIFCGPGHGISVGSLGRNGADESVENIYVRNCTFNGTTNGARIKTWMGGHGYARKVTFEDIIVIEAYNPVIIDQEYNPYDSVHAVKVSDVTFRNIRGTSISKHAIQLNCDEAISCTNIILEGINITSSIGEEVHASCKNAKGMCTSCIPYVPCLSQE